TGTTCTTCGGCAGCCATCGTTGTTTCTCGTACGGTCCGTTCAGGACCGAGTTGTCGTCACCCGACCCCGCCAAAGCAGGGCCAGCCAGTTCACCTTCATGCACACGACCATGCTGACCAGCAATGCCGGCCAACTGAGATCAGGCACAACCCAGGCTGCCGCCACCAACATGGCAACGGTCAAGCCGATTTTCACGAACTCCCATAACACGAAGCTGAATGCCGCAGCACCCGACCCCGCGCCGTAAGGCCTGGTCATGCCATGAGCCAGCAAGGCCGTTGGCAAAACCACCGCGGCGGCACCGTACAGCGCCGACACAGTCACTCCCACCGATCCGACCAGCCACCACGCAACCGCGACGACCAGCAGACCCGCCACAGCCTGGGCTGCAACGATCCGCCACGGAGACAGTGACGGATGCAGGGCTCTCAATGCCGACGCCTCTTCGCGCGTCAGACTCTTGAAAGGTGCTTCGCCGTCCTCATCTGCACCCCAGTCGGTTGTCGACTGCTTCATGTCAGACGAGTCGGACATGGGCAAGGCGAGCAAAGGCCACGGCAATCACAGCAAATCAGCGACAAATCCACGGCACTTACAGACGGTTTCAGCAAAACCAAAAAATTATACGTGGAAACCCCCACGCGACCAACCATCCGGGATGCCACGCATGAATACGGGCGATTCGTGCACCAAAAACAACATCCATCGCCAACAGTCTTCGCACCACTTGTGCGCAGCCGTCCGTTTGTGTTTGAGAGGCCTGGCGCCGATCAAAGCCTCGCGTAGTTCACCGGCAGGCCAGGCACGTCGACCCGCAATGAGAGCACACAGCCCGCCAGCGGCTGTTCGGCCAGTTCTGGGGCGGGCCGGTTCTCGCGCGCGGTCGTGATGTACAGGGTGCGCAGGTCCGCCCCACCGAAACACGGCATGGTCGGACAGCGCACCGGCAAGGCCAGCTCGCGCAGCACCGTGCCTTGCGGCGACAGACGCAGCAGACGCTGGCCCTCGAACATCGCCACCCAGTAGCAGCCCTGCGCATCGACCGCCGCGCCGTCCGGGCGGCCGCCGTAATGGCGCAGATCCTGATCCGGCCGCTTGCGCTCGAAGCTGGCAAACACGCGCTGCTGCGACACGGCGCCCTCACCGACATCGAAGTCCAAGGCGTAGACCGTGTGAGCCTTGGTGTCGGACCAGTACATCGTGCGGGCATCGGGGCTCCAGCCCAGGCCGTTCGAGACCGTGATGTCTCCGGCCATGCGATCGAGCTTGCGTGCGTGCCAGCGGTACAGCGCGGCTCGCGCGGGCTCGCGCGGCTCGTAGATGGTGCCGACCCAGAAGCGCCCCAGCGGATCGCACTTGCCGTCGTTGAAGCGTTCGCTCGACGGGTCGTAGGGCGGCTCGCACAGCAGGCTGCGCAACGAGGTTTCGGGGTCGAAGCGCCACAGGCCGTCGCGCATGGCCAGCAGCAGGCCGCCACCCAGCACCGGCGCGCAGGCCGCCGGCTCGCACGGGAAATCCCAGTGGCGCTGGGCACCGCTGCCCGGATCGAGCCGATGCAGGCGCTTGCCGGGGATGTCGACCCAGTACAGCAACTGCTCCTGCGGGTGCCACATGGGGGACTCGCCGAGCAGCATCGGGGCACTGACGGCGTAGATCAGGTCGAGCGACATGCACAGTCTCCTTGGATCGTTGAAGGCCCGGCGTCGATGCGCCAGTGCGCCGCGATGCTAAGGCCGTACCGCGGCGTAACCGACGCCCGACGTCGACGAAACCGAATCGACCCCGGCCCGCTTCAGGTCAATAGCGCGTGACGCTGCGGTCGAGATCGACACACAGGTAATGCGCGCCGGGAATCGGATTGAAGTAGTACGGCGCAACCTCATGGAAGCCGAGCGTCGCGTAGAGCTCTCGGGCCGACTCCATGTCGTCCAGGGTGTCGAGGTACATCCGCGAATAACTCGCTTCTCGCGCCTGATCGATCAGCTGCTGAGCCAGCAGCCGGCCCAGGCCGTAGCGGCGAAAGGCGGGGCGCACATACAGGCGCTTCATCTCGCAGGCATTGGGCAGATCGGCATCGGGCAGCGGCCGGAAGGCCCCGCACCCTGCCAGCTCGCCGTCGACCAGCACCAGCAGCAGGGCGCCGGCCGGCTCGGCGTAGTCACCCGGAAGGCCGGCCAGTTCGGATTCGAAGCCCTGGAAACACAGATCCACCGCGAGGCTCTGGGCGTACTCCCGGAACAGCTCGCGCGCAGCGTCGATCAAGGCCGGTGTATCCGGCGAGATCAGGCGCATCTGGGGCATCCGCATGGCGCCAGTCTAGCCGCCCTGCCGGCTCACCCAGATCGCCAGCGCCGCACACGCCGCGCCCACCAGCAGCGCCAGCAGGCGCCTCGGCCAGCTGTCGACCGACGGCGGCACGTGCGCGGGCAAAGGTTTGTCGCCATGCAGCATCGGGCCGACCAGATCGACCCGCTTGCCGACCCGGTAATAGACGATCGCCGCCAGGTGCAGGCCCACCAGCAGATAGATCAGCCACTGCCCGCCGGTCTTGTGCCAGGTCGTGGCCAGGCTCGAGACCGCGCCGCTGACGTGGGCGATCAACGGGCCGGCATTGGCGATCTCGTCGTCGGCCACCAGCCCGGTGCCGACCTGCACGAGCATGACCCCCAGCAGGCCAAACACCGACAGGCTGCCCAGGGGGTTGTGGCCGACCTCGAAGTGATCGCCGGGCTGCGGCTGGCCGCGCAGATACCGCAGCAGGCTGGACGGCGAATAGACGAAGCTGGCAAAGCGCGACCAGCGCCCGCCCACCAGCCCCCAGATCAGCCGGAACGTGAGCAAGGCCAGCACCGCCAGACCGAGCCGGAAATGCCACACCGTCGCATTGCCGCCGACCTTGGCCGTGATCACCGATCCGACCACGCAGACGAACAGGCTCCAGTGGAACAGCCGCGTGGGCAGATCCCAGACGCGCACGCGGACAGCCGCAGAAGAACCGGAAGAAGGAGAAGAGCGAGAAGCATGAATAGACGACGATTGCATCGTTGAGCCTTTGTGTGGACGTGACCGCCGCATGCCGGGGCGGAAAACACTGTTGCTGTCAATGGACACAGCGGGCGGTTCTGCTCGATTTCGTGAATGCGAGCGTAGACTGATCTTGGCCCTTTTGGGGCAAACAACCCGATTTGTCAGTCGACCATCACCCACATCCGATCACCGAGGAGTTCTGACCGATGAAACGTTTCACCCTTGCACTGAGCGCAACTGTTGGCCTGTTCCTGGCCCTGCCCGCGGCAGCCCAGTTCCAGAAGCCCGAAGATGCGATCAAGTATCGCAAGTCGGCCTTCACCGTCATGGGATCCCACTTCGGCCGCATCGGTGCGGTCGTTCAGGGCAAGGCCCCGTTCGACGCCAAGACCGTGGCCGACAACGCCCAGATCGTGGCCACGATGTCGATGCTGCCGTTCGCCGGTTTCGTGCCGGGCAGCGACAAGGGCGACACCCGCGCCAAGCCGGAAGTCTGGACCGAGATGGACAAGGTCAAGGCCGGCGCCACCAAGATGCAGGAAGCCATCACCGCCCTGAACGCGGCGGCCAAGACCGGCAACCTCGACCAGATCAAGGTCGCGTTCGGCGAAGCCGGCAAGACCTGCAAAGGCTGCCACGACAACTACCGCAAGGACTGAACGCCACGAGCGCCGGCTCGCCCGCAGCGGGTGAGCGGCGCTTCGGGTCATGTGCCCACGCGCGACGAGAGGCCTGCCTTTGCGCAGGCCTCCTGCTTTCGTGGCGCAGCTACAGCCTGACCATCCCGGTGATGCACTCGGCCACGTCGCCGCCGATCCAGACCGTGTCGCCGTCGGCCTGGACGTGAACACGGCCGTCGCGGCCGAGCGCACGGCCCTGCCCCGCCACATAACGCCGCGGCGCGAGACCGGCGCCGATCAGCCATTGCGCGACACCCGCGTTCAGGCTGCCGGTGACCGGGTCTTCCGGCACGCCGAGTTCGGGCACGAAGGCACGCAGCTCGAAGTCGAGCGCACTGCCCGCCGGATAGGCGCCGACCACGCCCAGCTCCAGGCCCTGCATCGCAGCGAAATCAGGCTGCAGCGCGTGGACGGCCTGCGCGTCCTGCAGCAGCGCGGCGATCCAGGGCGGGCCGTTGTCGACCCACTCGACCGCGCGCACCGCCTCGGCGGGCAGGCGCAGGGCGGCGAGCACGCGGGCATGCCGCGCCGCATCGACCGGCCCGCTGCGGCGCAGCGGCGGCGCGGCAAACGCCAGTCGGGTGCGGCCGTCGACCGTCTGCCGGCGGATCCGGACCAGGCCGACGCCGCACTCCTGCAGCACCTCGCCCGCGTCATGCGGCACACCCCCGGCGGCCAGCCAGGCGTGACACGAACCGAGCGTCGGATGACCCGCGAACGGCAGTTCGCGTGCCGGCGTGAAGATGCGCACCCGGTAGTCGGCCCGCGGATCCTCGGGTGGCAGCAGGAAGGTGGTTTCGCTCAGGTTGGTCCAGCGCGCGAAGGCCTGCATCGTGGTGTCGTCGAGCCCCCGGGCATCGACGACCACCGCGAGCGGATTGCCGAGCAGGGGCTCGGCGCTGAAGACATCCAGCTGGGCGTAGCGGCGCGATTCGCTCATGGCACTCTTTCGTGCAATCAGGGGGCCGACTGGGCCACGTCGGCCAGCTGCTCGCGCAGCACCCGGCCCAGCACGGCCACGCCGGTGGCGATGTCGGCCGGACTCAGCGTCACGAACGACAGCCGCAGCGTGCGCGGATCGGCGGCGTGGGCGTAGAAGGCCGACCCCGGCACGTAGGCGATGCCCTCGCGCACGGCCTGCGGCAGCAGCGCCAGCGCGTCGATGCCCTCGGGCAGGCGCAGCCAGAAGAACATGCCGCCCTGCGGCGCCGACCACTGCGTGCCCTCGGGCATGTGCGCCAGCAGGGCAGCCTGCATGGCGTCGCGCTGGGTGCGGTAGAGGGCGCGGATGGTGGGCGTGTGGCGATCGAGGAAACCGTCGCGGATGACCTCGTGGACCAGCCGCTGGTTGAAGCTCGGCGTGTGCAGGTCGGCGGCCTGCTTGGCCTGCAGCAGCTTGGGGCACAGCTCGCGCGGCGCCACCACGTAACCCAGCCGCAGGCCGGGGGCGAGGATCTTCGAGAACGAACCCATGTAGATCACGCCCTCGGGCCAACGCGCGGCCAGCGGCGCGGGTGGCGGCGCTTCGTACCAGAGGTCGCCGTAGGGGTTGTCCTCGAGCAGCGGCAGGCGGGCACGCTGTGCCGCGGCGATCAGCTCGTCCCGGCGCGCCTGCGGAATCAGGCGCCCGGTCGGGTTCTGGAAGTTCGGCAGCACGTAGAAGAACCGGCAGCCCGGCGCCAGCCGCGGCAGCTCGGCGACGGCCTGCGGCAGCGGGCCGGACTCGTCGCCCGCGACGTTGACGAACACCGGCTCGAACGGCGCGAACGCCTGCAGCGCGCCGAGGTAGGTGGGCGTCTCCACGGCCACCGGCGCGGCCGGATCGACCATCACCTTGGCGACCAGATCGAGGCCCTGCTGCGAGCCGGTGGTGATCAGCACCTGGTCGGCACCGACCTGCATGCCCTGCGCGCCCAGGTGCGCCGCAACCCACTCGCGCAGCGGCCCGTAACCCTCGCTGGCGGCGTATTGCAGCGCCTCGCGCGGGCAGTCGCGCAGGACCCGATCGCTGGCCTCGCGCATCGCCTCGATCGGAAAGGTGTCGGGCGACGGCAGGCCGCCGGCCATCGACAGGATGCCGGGCTGCTCGGTCACCTTGAGGATCTCGCGGATGATGGACGGGTTGAGGCGGGCGCTGCGGCGCGCCTGCTGCCAGAGGGGATTGGATGCGGTCGAGGTCATGGCTTCAGACAGATGAAACGCGCGGTGTGGGGACAGGAATCAGGCCGACGATAAACCCTGCGCTCAGGCCTGCTGCACCGGCATGCGCTTGCCCAGCAGCACGGTGGCCAGCACGGCCAGCGCAAACACGACGGTGGCGGGTTCGAGCGGCTCGCCCAGGATCGGCACCGCCATCAGCAGCGCCAGGAAAGGCTGCACCAGCTGCACCTGGCTGACGCGCACCGTGCCGCCGATCACCAGCGCGCGGTACCAGGCGAAGAAACCCAGCCACATCGAGAAGACCGTGACGTAGCCGAGCGCCGCCCAGGCGGTCGGCAAGGCCGGTTGCTGCGGCCAGCTCCAGACGGTCAGCGGCAGGGTCGACGGCAGGCTGCCGACCAGCACCCAGCTGATGACGTGTTCGGCCGGCCGCCGCACCGACAGCTGCGCGCCAGCCACGTAGCCGGCCGACGCGCTCAGCACCGCCAGCAGCAGCCAGAGGTCGGCCAGCACCGGCGCGCCACCGCCCTGCCAGACCGCGAAGCCGATCACCAGCGCGCAGCCCAGCCCGGCACACGCCCAGAACGCCGGCGATGGCCGCTGGCGCAGGTGCCAGGCCGCAAACAGCGCCGTGCTCAGCGGCAGCACGCCGGTGACGACGGCCGCGTGCATCGCCGGCACCTCGCGCAAGGCCAGGCCGACGAACAGCGGAAAGCCGATCACGGTGCCGGCGGCGCAGACGGCATAACGGCGGAATTCATCGCGATCGGGCCGCGCCGCACGGCTCAGGCGCAGATAGGCCAGGCTCAGCAGCCCGGCCCCGCAGGCGCGCGCGGCGGTCACGAACAGCGGCGACAGCTGCGGCGCGTCGAGCGGGCCGACCGCCAGCCGGGTCATCGGGAAGGTCATCGCGAAGATCACCACGCCGAGCAGGCCGAGCCACAGGCCCAGGCTTTCGCGCCGGCGGCGCGCGGCGGGCGTCTCGAAGGCGGCGGCGCTCGCGTTCGGCATCACCGGGCCCTCAGGTCCGCGCCATCCACACCGCGGTGGCCAGCAGCACCAGCGCCATGCCGCGGTTGAACCAGGCCAGCCGCCGCCCCACCGTCAGCCAGCGGCGCAGCAGCGAGCCGATCAGCGCATAGCTGAAATTGCTGGCGAAGGCATAGAACACCATGGTCGGTGCGACCACCAGCAGGCGCTCGCCCAGCGGCCCGGGCAGCACCCAGCCGGCGGTGACGGTGAGCGCGGCCATCCAGGCCTTGATGTTGACGAACTGCAGCGCCACACCTTGCCGGAAACCGACCCGCAGGCCGGCGCCATCGGCCTCGCCCAGCCGATCGGCGCCCCACAGCCGCCAGGCCAGCCAGCACAGATACGTCAGCCCGACCGCCTTGATGGCCCAGCCCAGCGCCGGCCAGGCCTGGATCGCGCCGGCGAGACCCAGGCTGGCGCACAGCAGCAGGAGCGTCCAGCCGACCGGCACCGAGACCACGAAACGCAGCGCGCCGCGCAGGCCGAAGTTGGCCGCCAGCGCGGTCGACAGCGTGGTGTTGGGCCCGGGCGTGAACGCCATCGCGGTGATGAGCGCCAGCAGCGCGAGGTAGTCGGCGAGGGGCATCGGGGTCGAGGTGAGCAGCCGGCCAGTCTAGAGGCTCGGCGCGGTGCGCGGCCAGTACAGTTTGGCGCCGATGCGCGCGCGATCTGTAGCGACCGGCGCAATG
This portion of the Leptothrix cholodnii SP-6 genome encodes:
- a CDS encoding ATP synthase subunit I encodes the protein MKQSTTDWGADEDGEAPFKSLTREEASALRALHPSLSPWRIVAAQAVAGLLVVAVAWWLVGSVGVTVSALYGAAAVVLPTALLAHGMTRPYGAGSGAAAFSFVLWEFVKIGLTVAMLVAAAWVVPDLSWPALLVSMVVCMKVNWLALLWRGRVTTTRS
- a CDS encoding SMP-30/gluconolactonase/LRE family protein, producing the protein MSLDLIYAVSAPMLLGESPMWHPQEQLLYWVDIPGKRLHRLDPGSGAQRHWDFPCEPAACAPVLGGGLLLAMRDGLWRFDPETSLRSLLCEPPYDPSSERFNDGKCDPLGRFWVGTIYEPREPARAALYRWHARKLDRMAGDITVSNGLGWSPDARTMYWSDTKAHTVYALDFDVGEGAVSQQRVFASFERKRPDQDLRHYGGRPDGAAVDAQGCYWVAMFEGQRLLRLSPQGTVLRELALPVRCPTMPCFGGADLRTLYITTARENRPAPELAEQPLAGCVLSLRVDVPGLPVNYARL
- a CDS encoding GNAT family N-acetyltransferase, translating into MRMPQMRLISPDTPALIDAARELFREYAQSLAVDLCFQGFESELAGLPGDYAEPAGALLLVLVDGELAGCGAFRPLPDADLPNACEMKRLYVRPAFRRYGLGRLLAQQLIDQAREASYSRMYLDTLDDMESARELYATLGFHEVAPYYFNPIPGAHYLCVDLDRSVTRY
- a CDS encoding cytochrome b/b6 domain-containing protein produces the protein MRVWDLPTRLFHWSLFVCVVGSVITAKVGGNATVWHFRLGLAVLALLTFRLIWGLVGGRWSRFASFVYSPSSLLRYLRGQPQPGDHFEVGHNPLGSLSVFGLLGVMLVQVGTGLVADDEIANAGPLIAHVSGAVSSLATTWHKTGGQWLIYLLVGLHLAAIVYYRVGKRVDLVGPMLHGDKPLPAHVPPSVDSWPRRLLALLVGAACAALAIWVSRQGG
- a CDS encoding c-type cytochrome; the protein is MKRFTLALSATVGLFLALPAAAQFQKPEDAIKYRKSAFTVMGSHFGRIGAVVQGKAPFDAKTVADNAQIVATMSMLPFAGFVPGSDKGDTRAKPEVWTEMDKVKAGATKMQEAITALNAAAKTGNLDQIKVAFGEAGKTCKGCHDNYRKD
- a CDS encoding PhzF family phenazine biosynthesis protein — protein: MSESRRYAQLDVFSAEPLLGNPLAVVVDARGLDDTTMQAFARWTNLSETTFLLPPEDPRADYRVRIFTPARELPFAGHPTLGSCHAWLAAGGVPHDAGEVLQECGVGLVRIRRQTVDGRTRLAFAAPPLRRSGPVDAARHARVLAALRLPAEAVRAVEWVDNGPPWIAALLQDAQAVHALQPDFAAMQGLELGVVGAYPAGSALDFELRAFVPELGVPEDPVTGSLNAGVAQWLIGAGLAPRRYVAGQGRALGRDGRVHVQADGDTVWIGGDVAECITGMVRL
- a CDS encoding PLP-dependent aminotransferase family protein, yielding MTSTASNPLWQQARRSARLNPSIIREILKVTEQPGILSMAGGLPSPDTFPIEAMREASDRVLRDCPREALQYAASEGYGPLREWVAAHLGAQGMQVGADQVLITTGSQQGLDLVAKVMVDPAAPVAVETPTYLGALQAFAPFEPVFVNVAGDESGPLPQAVAELPRLAPGCRFFYVLPNFQNPTGRLIPQARRDELIAAAQRARLPLLEDNPYGDLWYEAPPPAPLAARWPEGVIYMGSFSKILAPGLRLGYVVAPRELCPKLLQAKQAADLHTPSFNQRLVHEVIRDGFLDRHTPTIRALYRTQRDAMQAALLAHMPEGTQWSAPQGGMFFWLRLPEGIDALALLPQAVREGIAYVPGSAFYAHAADPRTLRLSFVTLSPADIATGVAVLGRVLREQLADVAQSAP
- a CDS encoding DMT family transporter, encoding MPNASAAAFETPAARRRRESLGLWLGLLGVVIFAMTFPMTRLAVGPLDAPQLSPLFVTAARACGAGLLSLAYLRLSRAARPDRDEFRRYAVCAAGTVIGFPLFVGLALREVPAMHAAVVTGVLPLSTALFAAWHLRQRPSPAFWACAGLGCALVIGFAVWQGGGAPVLADLWLLLAVLSASAGYVAGAQLSVRRPAEHVISWVLVGSLPSTLPLTVWSWPQQPALPTAWAALGYVTVFSMWLGFFAWYRALVIGGTVRVSQVQLVQPFLALLMAVPILGEPLEPATVVFALAVLATVLLGKRMPVQQA
- a CDS encoding LysE family translocator produces the protein MPLADYLALLALITAMAFTPGPNTTLSTALAANFGLRGALRFVVSVPVGWTLLLLCASLGLAGAIQAWPALGWAIKAVGLTYLCWLAWRLWGADRLGEADGAGLRVGFRQGVALQFVNIKAWMAALTVTAGWVLPGPLGERLLVVAPTMVFYAFASNFSYALIGSLLRRWLTVGRRLAWFNRGMALVLLATAVWMART